GGAATACGGTTGAGGCCGCATTGCCTGGTGCCCCCACAATGTCTCTAATGGCACTGGCTGTACTATACAACAACCCGTTCGCTGTACGAGAGCTCGTGAAGCACAACGCGGACATGGATCAGGTCGTGGATGATATCCAAACCTTCAACCTTCAGCCTAGCGATGCGATGCTGCACTACATTGTGAGCTCAGAGTAATAGAGTTGTCATCCACCTCGGAAGATCACCTCTGCTTCAGAGCGCCGATGGACATTTAGCTTGGAGTAGATGTTGCGGACGTGTGTCCGCACGGTATCGATGGACATAAACAGTTCGTCAGCAATCTCTTTGTACTGTTTCCGCTCAGCGAGCTGAGCCAGTACATCACGCTCTCGATCTGTTAGGATCGCAAGAGCGCTCGGCTTTGGCAGATCCGACAGGTAGTTCATGATGATGCGAGCAACGGAGCCGTTCATCGGCGCCCCGCCAACGTGAATCTCCTCCAGTGCGTCAAGCAGACGCGCTGGGGGAGTCGTCTTAAGCAGGTAGCCACGTGCACCAGCCATGATGGCCGATCGCACGTTGGCATCATCATCGAAGTTGGTTAGCATCAACATCTGCCCGGGTACACCTAAAGCTCTTAGCCGCTCTATGAGAGTAATGCCAGAGATTCCCGGGAGGCCTATGTCGATTAGGAAGACGTCGATCTTGTCAAGGAAATCAGCAGCCAGGAGTGCTTCAGCAGAACTATAAACATCGGTGCAAACAAAACGCGGATCAGCTGTGATGCGTTTGGCAAGCCCCTTGCGCAAAACTGATTCGTCCTCGATGATCGCAACCCGGATGATATCTTCATTTGACATAGTGCAATATCCTCACATTCTTGTCAGCTATCGCTTCGTACATTCATGCGATGCCTGCAATAGGGATCACAAGGGTAATCCTCGTTCCCACGCCGGCCTGAGTCTCGACAGACATGGTGCCACCCAGTTCTGCCATGCGGGCCTCAATGTTAGCGAGCCCTGAGCCATTGCCATTGTGGGCTGTGTCATAGCCAACTCCGTCATCTCGGATCTCCAAGACCAGATCATTGCCGACTAGTATTGCAGTCATTCTCACCGTAGTTGCCTTGCTGTGCCGGACAATGTTGGTAGCACACTCCTTGATGGACAGGACGATGTTACGCCGTGTCAGCATGTCTGCTGGTAGATCTTGCGTTAACTGCTGGTGATATGTAAACGCGATTCCCTTGTCACTGAATAGATCTGAGATCTTGTCGCCCACGTAGCCCAGTGCATCCCGTAGTGATTCGTCGGTCGACTTCATTACCCATACAATTGAGCGAACACTATCGATCACTTCGCGTGCTGTGTCGGCCACCACCTTCGACGATTCGGCGGCCCCATCGTCAGTAATCGAGTTTTCCGAGAGGATCACAATCTTAGCCAATCCGGTTCCTACATCGTCATGGAGGTCCTTGGCTATGCGCAATCGCTCATCATGTAGGAGTCGCTCTCTCTCATGCGCCTGCCTCTCGCGCCGTTTGGTAACAAGCACCGCAACGCCCCATACAACTGCGGACAAAGAGGCACCGAGTGCGAGGATGAACCACCAAGATTGCCAAAACGGATATTGAACATCTAATCGGAAACTGGTCGATTTGCCCCATTCACCACCCTTGTAGTGGGCCTGAACAACAATAGTGTATGGACCGGGCGCTAAAGACGAAAACTGCAGT
This region of Ignavibacteria bacterium genomic DNA includes:
- a CDS encoding response regulator transcription factor, which gives rise to MSNEDIIRVAIIEDESVLRKGLAKRITADPRFVCTDVYSSAEALLAADFLDKIDVFLIDIGLPGISGITLIERLRALGVPGQMLMLTNFDDDANVRSAIMAGARGYLLKTTPPARLLDALEEIHVGGAPMNGSVARIIMNYLSDLPKPSALAILTDRERDVLAQLAERKQYKEIADELFMSIDTVRTHVRNIYSKLNVHRRSEAEVIFRGG